In a genomic window of Microcebus murinus isolate Inina unplaced genomic scaffold, M.murinus_Inina_mat1.0 scaf003_hap2_Mmur4.0, whole genome shotgun sequence:
- the IRAK1 gene encoding interleukin-1 receptor-associated kinase 1 isoform X1, with protein MAGGPGPGEPAAPGAQHFLYEVPPWVMCRFYKVMDALEPADWCQFGGWQGGRMGGGGRAGGGGGLWAPSPDAPLPVAALIVRDQTELRLCERSGQRTASVLWPWINRNARVADLLHILTHLQLLRARDIITAWHPPAPLSPPSTTALRPSSISAPPQAEAWSPEKLQSSASTLLSSVFPGPRTHSQPELSLVPSPASLQPPPPPPSPASSAAEPKLESPVPLLKGAHPSPFCWPLCEISQGTHNFSEELKIGEGGFGCVYRAVMRNTVYAVKRLKEEADLEWAAVRQSFLTEVEQLSRFRHPNIVDFAGYCAQSGFYCLVYGFLPNGSLEDRLHFQACPPLSWPQRLDILLGTARAVQFLHQDSPSLIHGDIKSSNVLLDERLIPKLGDFGLARFSRFAGANPSQSSTVAWTQTVRGTLAYLPEEYIKTGRLAVDTDTFSFGVVVLETLAGQRAVKMYGARTKYLKDLIEEEAEEVGVTLKSTQTAQQAGLAADAWAAPVATRIYKKHLDPRPGPCPLELGLGLGRLACCCLHRRAKRRPPMTQVYERLEKLQAAAAGLPGQPEATSCKPPSPQENSYVSTTGSVQSGGAPWQPLAVSPGAPAQAAMLLQKGPNQPVESDESVYGLSAALHSWHLTPSCPPGPALLGEAGCTQGDTAGESSWGSGAELRPTAMEGSPLGSSMSSSEPPQIVINPARQKMVQKLALYEDGVLDSLQLLSSSSLSGLGLGQENRQGPEESDEFQS; from the exons atGGCCGGGGGGCCGGGCCCTGGAGAGCCCGCGGCCCCCGGCGCTCAGCACTTCTTGTATGAAGTGCCGCCCTGGGTCATGTGCCGCTTCTACAAAGTGATGGACGCCCTGGAGCCCGCCGACTGGTGCCAGTTCGGTGGGTGGCAGGGGGGTCGGATGGGTGGCGGGGGGCGAGCGGGTGGGGGCGGCGGGCTCTGGGCGCCGAGCCCTGACGCTCCCCTTCCCGTAGCGGCCCTGATCGTGCGCGACCAGACTGAGCTGCGGCTGTGCGAGCGCTCTGGGCAGCGCACGGCCAGCGTTCTGTGGCCCTGGATCAACCGCAATGCCCGTGTGGCCGACCTCCTGCACATCCTCACGCATCTGCAGCTGCTCCGCGCGCGGGACATCATCACAGCCT GGCATCCTCCCGCCCCCCTTTCGCCCCCAAGCACCACTGCCCTGAGGCCTAGCAGCATCTCTGCACCCCCTCAGGCCGAGGCCTGGAGCCCTGAGAAGTTGCAGTCTTCAGCCTCCACCCTCCTTTCCTCTG TTTTTCCAGGCCCCAGGACCCATTCACAGCCTGAGCTCAGCCTGGTCCCAAGCCCTGCTTCTctccagccaccaccaccaccaccgtctCCAGCCTCTTCTGCTGCTGAG CCAAAGCTGGAGAGCCCAGTGCCCCTCCTAAAGGGGGCCCACCCCTCTCCATTCTGCTGGCCCCTGTGTGAGATTTCGCAGGGCACCCACAACTTCTCAGAGGAGCTCAAGATTGGGGAGGGCGGCTTTGGGTGCGTGTACCGGGCAGTGATGAGGAACACTGTGTATGCGGTGAAGAGGCTGAAGGAG GAGGCTGACCTAGAGTGGGCTGCAGTGAGACAGAGCTTCCTGACCGAGGTGGAACAGCTGTCCAG GTTTCGTCACCCAAACATCGTGGACTTTGCTGGCTACTGTGCCCAGAGTGGCTTCTACTGCCTTGTATATGGTTTCCTGCCCAATGGCTCTCTGGAAGACCGTCTCCACTTCCAG GCCTGCCCCCCTCTCTCCTGGCCTCAGCGACTAGACATCCTTCTGGGCACAGCTCGGGCAGTTCAGTTTTTGCATCAGGACAGCCCCAGCCTCATCCATGGAGACATCAAGAG TTCCAACGTACTTCTGGATGAGAGACTGATACCCAAACTGGGAGACTTTGGTCTGGCCCGGTTCAGCCGCTTTGCAGGGGCCAACCCTAGCCAGAGCAGCACCGTGGCCTGGACGCAGACCGTGCGAGGCACCCTGGCATACCTGCCCGAGGAGTACATCAAGACAGGGAGACTGGCTGTGGACACTGATACCTTCAGCTTTGGGGTG GTGGTGCTGGAGACACTGGCTGGGCAGAGGGCTGTGAAGATGTATGGTGCCAGGACCAAGTATCTG AAAGACCTGATTgaagaggaggctgaggaagtcGGGGTAACCCTGAAAAGCACCCAGACTGCACAGCAGGCGGGTCTGGCAGCGGATGCTTGGGCCGCTCCAGTCGCTACCCGGATCTACAAGAAGCACCTGGACCCCAGGCCAGGACCGTGCCCACTtgagctgggcctggggctggggcggcTGGCCTGCTGCTGCCTGCACCGCCGGGCCAAGAGGAGGCCCCCCATGACCCAG gTGTATGAGAGGCTGGAGAAGctgcaggcagcagcagcagggctgcCTGGACAGCCGGAGGCCACGAGCTGCAAACCCCCTtccccacaggagaactcctacGTGTCCACCACTGGAAGTGTCCAGAGTGGGGGTGCACCTTGGCAGCCCCTGGCAGTGTCACCAggagccccagcccaggctgcaatGCTGCTCCAGAAAGGCCCCAACCAGCCTGTGGAGAGCGATGAAAGTGTATATGGCCTCTCTGCTGCCCTGCACTCCTGGCACTTGACCCCGAGCTGCCCTCCAGGCCCAGCACTCCTCGGGGAGGCTGGCTGTACTCAGGGGGACACTGCTGGAGAGTCGAGCTGGGGGAGTGGCGCAGAGCTCCGGCCCACAGCCATGGAAG GATCGCCCCTGGGCAGCTCCATGTCATCATCAGAGCCACCACAGATTGTCATCAATCCAGCCCGACAGAAGATGGTGCAGAAGCTGGCCCTGTATGAGGATGGAGTCCTGGACAGCCTGCAGCTGCTGTCATCGAGCTCCCTCTCAG GCTTGGGCCTGGGACAGGAAAACAGGCAGGGGCCCGAAGAGAGTGATGAATTTCAGAGCTGA
- the IRAK1 gene encoding interleukin-1 receptor-associated kinase 1 isoform X3: MAGGPGPGEPAAPGAQHFLYEVPPWVMCRFYKVMDALEPADWCQFGGWQGGRMGGGGRAGGGGGLWAPSPDAPLPVAALIVRDQTELRLCERSGQRTASVLWPWINRNARVADLLHILTHLQLLRARDIITAWHPPAPLSPPSTTALRPSSISAPPQAEAWSPEKLQSSASTLLSSVFPGPRTHSQPELSLVPSPASLQPPPPPPSPASSAAEEADLEWAAVRQSFLTEVEQLSRFRHPNIVDFAGYCAQSGFYCLVYGFLPNGSLEDRLHFQACPPLSWPQRLDILLGTARAVQFLHQDSPSLIHGDIKSSNVLLDERLIPKLGDFGLARFSRFAGANPSQSSTVAWTQTVRGTLAYLPEEYIKTGRLAVDTDTFSFGVVVLETLAGQRAVKMYGARTKYLKDLIEEEAEEVGVTLKSTQTAQQAGLAADAWAAPVATRIYKKHLDPRPGPCPLELGLGLGRLACCCLHRRAKRRPPMTQVYERLEKLQAAAAGLPGQPEATSCKPPSPQENSYVSTTGSVQSGGAPWQPLAVSPGAPAQAAMLLQKGPNQPVESDESVYGLSAALHSWHLTPSCPPGPALLGEAGCTQGDTAGESSWGSGAELRPTAMEGSPLGSSMSSSEPPQIVINPARQKMVQKLALYEDGVLDSLQLLSSSSLSGLGLGQENRQGPEESDEFQS, from the exons atGGCCGGGGGGCCGGGCCCTGGAGAGCCCGCGGCCCCCGGCGCTCAGCACTTCTTGTATGAAGTGCCGCCCTGGGTCATGTGCCGCTTCTACAAAGTGATGGACGCCCTGGAGCCCGCCGACTGGTGCCAGTTCGGTGGGTGGCAGGGGGGTCGGATGGGTGGCGGGGGGCGAGCGGGTGGGGGCGGCGGGCTCTGGGCGCCGAGCCCTGACGCTCCCCTTCCCGTAGCGGCCCTGATCGTGCGCGACCAGACTGAGCTGCGGCTGTGCGAGCGCTCTGGGCAGCGCACGGCCAGCGTTCTGTGGCCCTGGATCAACCGCAATGCCCGTGTGGCCGACCTCCTGCACATCCTCACGCATCTGCAGCTGCTCCGCGCGCGGGACATCATCACAGCCT GGCATCCTCCCGCCCCCCTTTCGCCCCCAAGCACCACTGCCCTGAGGCCTAGCAGCATCTCTGCACCCCCTCAGGCCGAGGCCTGGAGCCCTGAGAAGTTGCAGTCTTCAGCCTCCACCCTCCTTTCCTCTG TTTTTCCAGGCCCCAGGACCCATTCACAGCCTGAGCTCAGCCTGGTCCCAAGCCCTGCTTCTctccagccaccaccaccaccaccgtctCCAGCCTCTTCTGCTGCTGAG GAGGCTGACCTAGAGTGGGCTGCAGTGAGACAGAGCTTCCTGACCGAGGTGGAACAGCTGTCCAG GTTTCGTCACCCAAACATCGTGGACTTTGCTGGCTACTGTGCCCAGAGTGGCTTCTACTGCCTTGTATATGGTTTCCTGCCCAATGGCTCTCTGGAAGACCGTCTCCACTTCCAG GCCTGCCCCCCTCTCTCCTGGCCTCAGCGACTAGACATCCTTCTGGGCACAGCTCGGGCAGTTCAGTTTTTGCATCAGGACAGCCCCAGCCTCATCCATGGAGACATCAAGAG TTCCAACGTACTTCTGGATGAGAGACTGATACCCAAACTGGGAGACTTTGGTCTGGCCCGGTTCAGCCGCTTTGCAGGGGCCAACCCTAGCCAGAGCAGCACCGTGGCCTGGACGCAGACCGTGCGAGGCACCCTGGCATACCTGCCCGAGGAGTACATCAAGACAGGGAGACTGGCTGTGGACACTGATACCTTCAGCTTTGGGGTG GTGGTGCTGGAGACACTGGCTGGGCAGAGGGCTGTGAAGATGTATGGTGCCAGGACCAAGTATCTG AAAGACCTGATTgaagaggaggctgaggaagtcGGGGTAACCCTGAAAAGCACCCAGACTGCACAGCAGGCGGGTCTGGCAGCGGATGCTTGGGCCGCTCCAGTCGCTACCCGGATCTACAAGAAGCACCTGGACCCCAGGCCAGGACCGTGCCCACTtgagctgggcctggggctggggcggcTGGCCTGCTGCTGCCTGCACCGCCGGGCCAAGAGGAGGCCCCCCATGACCCAG gTGTATGAGAGGCTGGAGAAGctgcaggcagcagcagcagggctgcCTGGACAGCCGGAGGCCACGAGCTGCAAACCCCCTtccccacaggagaactcctacGTGTCCACCACTGGAAGTGTCCAGAGTGGGGGTGCACCTTGGCAGCCCCTGGCAGTGTCACCAggagccccagcccaggctgcaatGCTGCTCCAGAAAGGCCCCAACCAGCCTGTGGAGAGCGATGAAAGTGTATATGGCCTCTCTGCTGCCCTGCACTCCTGGCACTTGACCCCGAGCTGCCCTCCAGGCCCAGCACTCCTCGGGGAGGCTGGCTGTACTCAGGGGGACACTGCTGGAGAGTCGAGCTGGGGGAGTGGCGCAGAGCTCCGGCCCACAGCCATGGAAG GATCGCCCCTGGGCAGCTCCATGTCATCATCAGAGCCACCACAGATTGTCATCAATCCAGCCCGACAGAAGATGGTGCAGAAGCTGGCCCTGTATGAGGATGGAGTCCTGGACAGCCTGCAGCTGCTGTCATCGAGCTCCCTCTCAG GCTTGGGCCTGGGACAGGAAAACAGGCAGGGGCCCGAAGAGAGTGATGAATTTCAGAGCTGA
- the IRAK1 gene encoding interleukin-1 receptor-associated kinase 1 isoform X2: protein MAGGPGPGEPAAPGAQHFLYEVPPWVMCRFYKVMDALEPADWCQFAALIVRDQTELRLCERSGQRTASVLWPWINRNARVADLLHILTHLQLLRARDIITAWHPPAPLSPPSTTALRPSSISAPPQAEAWSPEKLQSSASTLLSSVFPGPRTHSQPELSLVPSPASLQPPPPPPSPASSAAEPKLESPVPLLKGAHPSPFCWPLCEISQGTHNFSEELKIGEGGFGCVYRAVMRNTVYAVKRLKEEADLEWAAVRQSFLTEVEQLSRFRHPNIVDFAGYCAQSGFYCLVYGFLPNGSLEDRLHFQACPPLSWPQRLDILLGTARAVQFLHQDSPSLIHGDIKSSNVLLDERLIPKLGDFGLARFSRFAGANPSQSSTVAWTQTVRGTLAYLPEEYIKTGRLAVDTDTFSFGVVVLETLAGQRAVKMYGARTKYLKDLIEEEAEEVGVTLKSTQTAQQAGLAADAWAAPVATRIYKKHLDPRPGPCPLELGLGLGRLACCCLHRRAKRRPPMTQVYERLEKLQAAAAGLPGQPEATSCKPPSPQENSYVSTTGSVQSGGAPWQPLAVSPGAPAQAAMLLQKGPNQPVESDESVYGLSAALHSWHLTPSCPPGPALLGEAGCTQGDTAGESSWGSGAELRPTAMEGSPLGSSMSSSEPPQIVINPARQKMVQKLALYEDGVLDSLQLLSSSSLSGLGLGQENRQGPEESDEFQS, encoded by the exons atGGCCGGGGGGCCGGGCCCTGGAGAGCCCGCGGCCCCCGGCGCTCAGCACTTCTTGTATGAAGTGCCGCCCTGGGTCATGTGCCGCTTCTACAAAGTGATGGACGCCCTGGAGCCCGCCGACTGGTGCCAGTTCG CGGCCCTGATCGTGCGCGACCAGACTGAGCTGCGGCTGTGCGAGCGCTCTGGGCAGCGCACGGCCAGCGTTCTGTGGCCCTGGATCAACCGCAATGCCCGTGTGGCCGACCTCCTGCACATCCTCACGCATCTGCAGCTGCTCCGCGCGCGGGACATCATCACAGCCT GGCATCCTCCCGCCCCCCTTTCGCCCCCAAGCACCACTGCCCTGAGGCCTAGCAGCATCTCTGCACCCCCTCAGGCCGAGGCCTGGAGCCCTGAGAAGTTGCAGTCTTCAGCCTCCACCCTCCTTTCCTCTG TTTTTCCAGGCCCCAGGACCCATTCACAGCCTGAGCTCAGCCTGGTCCCAAGCCCTGCTTCTctccagccaccaccaccaccaccgtctCCAGCCTCTTCTGCTGCTGAG CCAAAGCTGGAGAGCCCAGTGCCCCTCCTAAAGGGGGCCCACCCCTCTCCATTCTGCTGGCCCCTGTGTGAGATTTCGCAGGGCACCCACAACTTCTCAGAGGAGCTCAAGATTGGGGAGGGCGGCTTTGGGTGCGTGTACCGGGCAGTGATGAGGAACACTGTGTATGCGGTGAAGAGGCTGAAGGAG GAGGCTGACCTAGAGTGGGCTGCAGTGAGACAGAGCTTCCTGACCGAGGTGGAACAGCTGTCCAG GTTTCGTCACCCAAACATCGTGGACTTTGCTGGCTACTGTGCCCAGAGTGGCTTCTACTGCCTTGTATATGGTTTCCTGCCCAATGGCTCTCTGGAAGACCGTCTCCACTTCCAG GCCTGCCCCCCTCTCTCCTGGCCTCAGCGACTAGACATCCTTCTGGGCACAGCTCGGGCAGTTCAGTTTTTGCATCAGGACAGCCCCAGCCTCATCCATGGAGACATCAAGAG TTCCAACGTACTTCTGGATGAGAGACTGATACCCAAACTGGGAGACTTTGGTCTGGCCCGGTTCAGCCGCTTTGCAGGGGCCAACCCTAGCCAGAGCAGCACCGTGGCCTGGACGCAGACCGTGCGAGGCACCCTGGCATACCTGCCCGAGGAGTACATCAAGACAGGGAGACTGGCTGTGGACACTGATACCTTCAGCTTTGGGGTG GTGGTGCTGGAGACACTGGCTGGGCAGAGGGCTGTGAAGATGTATGGTGCCAGGACCAAGTATCTG AAAGACCTGATTgaagaggaggctgaggaagtcGGGGTAACCCTGAAAAGCACCCAGACTGCACAGCAGGCGGGTCTGGCAGCGGATGCTTGGGCCGCTCCAGTCGCTACCCGGATCTACAAGAAGCACCTGGACCCCAGGCCAGGACCGTGCCCACTtgagctgggcctggggctggggcggcTGGCCTGCTGCTGCCTGCACCGCCGGGCCAAGAGGAGGCCCCCCATGACCCAG gTGTATGAGAGGCTGGAGAAGctgcaggcagcagcagcagggctgcCTGGACAGCCGGAGGCCACGAGCTGCAAACCCCCTtccccacaggagaactcctacGTGTCCACCACTGGAAGTGTCCAGAGTGGGGGTGCACCTTGGCAGCCCCTGGCAGTGTCACCAggagccccagcccaggctgcaatGCTGCTCCAGAAAGGCCCCAACCAGCCTGTGGAGAGCGATGAAAGTGTATATGGCCTCTCTGCTGCCCTGCACTCCTGGCACTTGACCCCGAGCTGCCCTCCAGGCCCAGCACTCCTCGGGGAGGCTGGCTGTACTCAGGGGGACACTGCTGGAGAGTCGAGCTGGGGGAGTGGCGCAGAGCTCCGGCCCACAGCCATGGAAG GATCGCCCCTGGGCAGCTCCATGTCATCATCAGAGCCACCACAGATTGTCATCAATCCAGCCCGACAGAAGATGGTGCAGAAGCTGGCCCTGTATGAGGATGGAGTCCTGGACAGCCTGCAGCTGCTGTCATCGAGCTCCCTCTCAG GCTTGGGCCTGGGACAGGAAAACAGGCAGGGGCCCGAAGAGAGTGATGAATTTCAGAGCTGA
- the IRAK1 gene encoding interleukin-1 receptor-associated kinase 1 isoform X4 produces MAGGPGPGEPAAPGAQHFLYEVPPWVMCRFYKVMDALEPADWCQFAALIVRDQTELRLCERSGQRTASVLWPWINRNARVADLLHILTHLQLLRARDIITAFFPGPRTHSQPELSLVPSPASLQPPPPPPSPASSAAEPKLESPVPLLKGAHPSPFCWPLCEISQGTHNFSEELKIGEGGFGCVYRAVMRNTVYAVKRLKEEADLEWAAVRQSFLTEVEQLSRFRHPNIVDFAGYCAQSGFYCLVYGFLPNGSLEDRLHFQACPPLSWPQRLDILLGTARAVQFLHQDSPSLIHGDIKSSNVLLDERLIPKLGDFGLARFSRFAGANPSQSSTVAWTQTVRGTLAYLPEEYIKTGRLAVDTDTFSFGVVVLETLAGQRAVKMYGARTKYLKDLIEEEAEEVGVTLKSTQTAQQAGLAADAWAAPVATRIYKKHLDPRPGPCPLELGLGLGRLACCCLHRRAKRRPPMTQVYERLEKLQAAAAGLPGQPEATSCKPPSPQENSYVSTTGSVQSGGAPWQPLAVSPGAPAQAAMLLQKGPNQPVESDESVYGLSAALHSWHLTPSCPPGPALLGEAGCTQGDTAGESSWGSGAELRPTAMEGSPLGSSMSSSEPPQIVINPARQKMVQKLALYEDGVLDSLQLLSSSSLSGLGLGQENRQGPEESDEFQS; encoded by the exons atGGCCGGGGGGCCGGGCCCTGGAGAGCCCGCGGCCCCCGGCGCTCAGCACTTCTTGTATGAAGTGCCGCCCTGGGTCATGTGCCGCTTCTACAAAGTGATGGACGCCCTGGAGCCCGCCGACTGGTGCCAGTTCG CGGCCCTGATCGTGCGCGACCAGACTGAGCTGCGGCTGTGCGAGCGCTCTGGGCAGCGCACGGCCAGCGTTCTGTGGCCCTGGATCAACCGCAATGCCCGTGTGGCCGACCTCCTGCACATCCTCACGCATCTGCAGCTGCTCCGCGCGCGGGACATCATCACAGCCT TTTTTCCAGGCCCCAGGACCCATTCACAGCCTGAGCTCAGCCTGGTCCCAAGCCCTGCTTCTctccagccaccaccaccaccaccgtctCCAGCCTCTTCTGCTGCTGAG CCAAAGCTGGAGAGCCCAGTGCCCCTCCTAAAGGGGGCCCACCCCTCTCCATTCTGCTGGCCCCTGTGTGAGATTTCGCAGGGCACCCACAACTTCTCAGAGGAGCTCAAGATTGGGGAGGGCGGCTTTGGGTGCGTGTACCGGGCAGTGATGAGGAACACTGTGTATGCGGTGAAGAGGCTGAAGGAG GAGGCTGACCTAGAGTGGGCTGCAGTGAGACAGAGCTTCCTGACCGAGGTGGAACAGCTGTCCAG GTTTCGTCACCCAAACATCGTGGACTTTGCTGGCTACTGTGCCCAGAGTGGCTTCTACTGCCTTGTATATGGTTTCCTGCCCAATGGCTCTCTGGAAGACCGTCTCCACTTCCAG GCCTGCCCCCCTCTCTCCTGGCCTCAGCGACTAGACATCCTTCTGGGCACAGCTCGGGCAGTTCAGTTTTTGCATCAGGACAGCCCCAGCCTCATCCATGGAGACATCAAGAG TTCCAACGTACTTCTGGATGAGAGACTGATACCCAAACTGGGAGACTTTGGTCTGGCCCGGTTCAGCCGCTTTGCAGGGGCCAACCCTAGCCAGAGCAGCACCGTGGCCTGGACGCAGACCGTGCGAGGCACCCTGGCATACCTGCCCGAGGAGTACATCAAGACAGGGAGACTGGCTGTGGACACTGATACCTTCAGCTTTGGGGTG GTGGTGCTGGAGACACTGGCTGGGCAGAGGGCTGTGAAGATGTATGGTGCCAGGACCAAGTATCTG AAAGACCTGATTgaagaggaggctgaggaagtcGGGGTAACCCTGAAAAGCACCCAGACTGCACAGCAGGCGGGTCTGGCAGCGGATGCTTGGGCCGCTCCAGTCGCTACCCGGATCTACAAGAAGCACCTGGACCCCAGGCCAGGACCGTGCCCACTtgagctgggcctggggctggggcggcTGGCCTGCTGCTGCCTGCACCGCCGGGCCAAGAGGAGGCCCCCCATGACCCAG gTGTATGAGAGGCTGGAGAAGctgcaggcagcagcagcagggctgcCTGGACAGCCGGAGGCCACGAGCTGCAAACCCCCTtccccacaggagaactcctacGTGTCCACCACTGGAAGTGTCCAGAGTGGGGGTGCACCTTGGCAGCCCCTGGCAGTGTCACCAggagccccagcccaggctgcaatGCTGCTCCAGAAAGGCCCCAACCAGCCTGTGGAGAGCGATGAAAGTGTATATGGCCTCTCTGCTGCCCTGCACTCCTGGCACTTGACCCCGAGCTGCCCTCCAGGCCCAGCACTCCTCGGGGAGGCTGGCTGTACTCAGGGGGACACTGCTGGAGAGTCGAGCTGGGGGAGTGGCGCAGAGCTCCGGCCCACAGCCATGGAAG GATCGCCCCTGGGCAGCTCCATGTCATCATCAGAGCCACCACAGATTGTCATCAATCCAGCCCGACAGAAGATGGTGCAGAAGCTGGCCCTGTATGAGGATGGAGTCCTGGACAGCCTGCAGCTGCTGTCATCGAGCTCCCTCTCAG GCTTGGGCCTGGGACAGGAAAACAGGCAGGGGCCCGAAGAGAGTGATGAATTTCAGAGCTGA
- the IRAK1 gene encoding interleukin-1 receptor-associated kinase 1 isoform X5, whose translation MAGGPGPGEPAAPGAQHFLYEVPPWVMCRFYKVMDALEPADWCQFAALIVRDQTELRLCERSGQRTASVLWPWINRNARVADLLHILTHLQLLRARDIITACPRTHSQPELSLVPSPASLQPPPPPPSPASSAAEPKLESPVPLLKGAHPSPFCWPLCEISQGTHNFSEELKIGEGGFGCVYRAVMRNTVYAVKRLKEEADLEWAAVRQSFLTEVEQLSRFRHPNIVDFAGYCAQSGFYCLVYGFLPNGSLEDRLHFQACPPLSWPQRLDILLGTARAVQFLHQDSPSLIHGDIKSSNVLLDERLIPKLGDFGLARFSRFAGANPSQSSTVAWTQTVRGTLAYLPEEYIKTGRLAVDTDTFSFGVVVLETLAGQRAVKMYGARTKYLKDLIEEEAEEVGVTLKSTQTAQQAGLAADAWAAPVATRIYKKHLDPRPGPCPLELGLGLGRLACCCLHRRAKRRPPMTQVYERLEKLQAAAAGLPGQPEATSCKPPSPQENSYVSTTGSVQSGGAPWQPLAVSPGAPAQAAMLLQKGPNQPVESDESVYGLSAALHSWHLTPSCPPGPALLGEAGCTQGDTAGESSWGSGAELRPTAMEGSPLGSSMSSSEPPQIVINPARQKMVQKLALYEDGVLDSLQLLSSSSLSGLGLGQENRQGPEESDEFQS comes from the exons atGGCCGGGGGGCCGGGCCCTGGAGAGCCCGCGGCCCCCGGCGCTCAGCACTTCTTGTATGAAGTGCCGCCCTGGGTCATGTGCCGCTTCTACAAAGTGATGGACGCCCTGGAGCCCGCCGACTGGTGCCAGTTCG CGGCCCTGATCGTGCGCGACCAGACTGAGCTGCGGCTGTGCGAGCGCTCTGGGCAGCGCACGGCCAGCGTTCTGTGGCCCTGGATCAACCGCAATGCCCGTGTGGCCGACCTCCTGCACATCCTCACGCATCTGCAGCTGCTCCGCGCGCGGGACATCATCACAGCCT GCCCCAGGACCCATTCACAGCCTGAGCTCAGCCTGGTCCCAAGCCCTGCTTCTctccagccaccaccaccaccaccgtctCCAGCCTCTTCTGCTGCTGAG CCAAAGCTGGAGAGCCCAGTGCCCCTCCTAAAGGGGGCCCACCCCTCTCCATTCTGCTGGCCCCTGTGTGAGATTTCGCAGGGCACCCACAACTTCTCAGAGGAGCTCAAGATTGGGGAGGGCGGCTTTGGGTGCGTGTACCGGGCAGTGATGAGGAACACTGTGTATGCGGTGAAGAGGCTGAAGGAG GAGGCTGACCTAGAGTGGGCTGCAGTGAGACAGAGCTTCCTGACCGAGGTGGAACAGCTGTCCAG GTTTCGTCACCCAAACATCGTGGACTTTGCTGGCTACTGTGCCCAGAGTGGCTTCTACTGCCTTGTATATGGTTTCCTGCCCAATGGCTCTCTGGAAGACCGTCTCCACTTCCAG GCCTGCCCCCCTCTCTCCTGGCCTCAGCGACTAGACATCCTTCTGGGCACAGCTCGGGCAGTTCAGTTTTTGCATCAGGACAGCCCCAGCCTCATCCATGGAGACATCAAGAG TTCCAACGTACTTCTGGATGAGAGACTGATACCCAAACTGGGAGACTTTGGTCTGGCCCGGTTCAGCCGCTTTGCAGGGGCCAACCCTAGCCAGAGCAGCACCGTGGCCTGGACGCAGACCGTGCGAGGCACCCTGGCATACCTGCCCGAGGAGTACATCAAGACAGGGAGACTGGCTGTGGACACTGATACCTTCAGCTTTGGGGTG GTGGTGCTGGAGACACTGGCTGGGCAGAGGGCTGTGAAGATGTATGGTGCCAGGACCAAGTATCTG AAAGACCTGATTgaagaggaggctgaggaagtcGGGGTAACCCTGAAAAGCACCCAGACTGCACAGCAGGCGGGTCTGGCAGCGGATGCTTGGGCCGCTCCAGTCGCTACCCGGATCTACAAGAAGCACCTGGACCCCAGGCCAGGACCGTGCCCACTtgagctgggcctggggctggggcggcTGGCCTGCTGCTGCCTGCACCGCCGGGCCAAGAGGAGGCCCCCCATGACCCAG gTGTATGAGAGGCTGGAGAAGctgcaggcagcagcagcagggctgcCTGGACAGCCGGAGGCCACGAGCTGCAAACCCCCTtccccacaggagaactcctacGTGTCCACCACTGGAAGTGTCCAGAGTGGGGGTGCACCTTGGCAGCCCCTGGCAGTGTCACCAggagccccagcccaggctgcaatGCTGCTCCAGAAAGGCCCCAACCAGCCTGTGGAGAGCGATGAAAGTGTATATGGCCTCTCTGCTGCCCTGCACTCCTGGCACTTGACCCCGAGCTGCCCTCCAGGCCCAGCACTCCTCGGGGAGGCTGGCTGTACTCAGGGGGACACTGCTGGAGAGTCGAGCTGGGGGAGTGGCGCAGAGCTCCGGCCCACAGCCATGGAAG GATCGCCCCTGGGCAGCTCCATGTCATCATCAGAGCCACCACAGATTGTCATCAATCCAGCCCGACAGAAGATGGTGCAGAAGCTGGCCCTGTATGAGGATGGAGTCCTGGACAGCCTGCAGCTGCTGTCATCGAGCTCCCTCTCAG GCTTGGGCCTGGGACAGGAAAACAGGCAGGGGCCCGAAGAGAGTGATGAATTTCAGAGCTGA